The sequence CGCCTTGAACTCCGACTGCGGAAGTTCGCCGCGGTCGGCCTTGGCGCGGTAGCGCAGCTGGGAGAGGAGGATGACGATCCAGGCCCACATACCGGAGATGGTGGCGAAGGAGACGACGTAGTTGAACGCCTCGCCGGGCGCCACGTAGTTGATCCAGACGCCGAACAGCATCATGCCGACCGAGACGCCGGTGCCCCAGGTGGGCAGGCCGTTCTTGCTGAGCTTGGTGAAGAACTTCGGGCCCTGGCCGTTGAGCGCGAGGTCGCGCAGCATGCGGCCGGTGGAGTACATACCGGAGTTCGCCGAGGAGAGCGCGGCGGTCAGCACGACGAAGTTGACGATGCCGGCGCCGGCCGGCAGACCGATCTGCTGGAAGGCGGCGACGAAGGGGCTGACGCCGGGCTTGAAGACCGTCCAGCTGACGACGGACAGGATGATGATGAGCGCGCCGATGTAGAAGAGGCCGATCCGCCACGGCACGGTGTTGATCGCCTGGGGCAGGACCTTCTTCGGGTTGGTCGCCTCGCCCGCGGTGACGCCGACCAGTTCGACGGCGAGGAAGGCGAACATCACGATCTGGAGCGTCATCAGCGTGCCGCCGATGCCCTTGGGGAAGAAGCCGCCGTGGGACCAGAGATTGGCGAAGGACGCGGTGTCACCGGCGTTGGAGAAACCGAGCGTGATGACGCCGAGGCCGATGAGGATCATGCCGATGATCGCGGTGACCTTGACCATCGAGAACCAGAATTCCAGCTCACCGAAGATCTTGACGGAAATCAGGTTGATACCGAAGAGCGCGCAGGTGAAGACCAGTGCCGAGGCCCATTGCGGTATGCCCTTGTTCCAGTACTGGACGTAGGTGGCCGCGGCGGTCACTTCGGTAATGCCGGTGACGACCCAGAAGAGCCAGTAGGTCCAGCCGGTCACAAAGCCGACGAACGGGCCGAGGAATTCGCGTCCGTACTCGGAGAAGGAGCCGGAAACGGGCCGGTACATGAGCAGTTCGCCCAGGGCCCGCATGATGAAGAAGATGACCATGCCGACGAGGGCATAGGCCAGAATAATGCTCGGCCCGGCCATGGAGATGGCCTTGCCCGCGCCCAGGAACAGACCGGTACCAATGGCGCCGCCAATGGCGATCATCTGGATCTGGCGGTTTCCCAGACCCCGCTGGTAGCCCTCTTCGGAGGCGTCTCCAGCGGCCTCGTTGCCGTCGTGTTGCTTTTCGACCTGCACTGAGGTCATGAGTGGTGCGCCTTTCTCCATTCCGACCCGGCCTGTCCGGGTCGGGTCCCGACCCCCCGGATGGAGTTCCTGTACGCCGACGGTCGGCCGGCTCAGCGCTCCCGCGGCGACAGGGGTGGCGTCACGCGCGGCAGGTCGTGAACATTTATCACGGTGTTTACGAGATCAACTACTGGCGTCGTGAGCCGGGCCACAGGGAAAATAGGACAAAGGGTGAAAATGGCGGTGGAACACACCGGCGCGGTGACGCGATCGTTATCCGGATTTGAGCCTCCGCTGAGCGAACACCTTGAGCGGTTCGCCCCGATATCTCCCTGCGAAGACCCCGCGCAGACGGCGAGGGCCCGTCCGGTCTCCCGGACGGGCCCTCGGCGCGAGATCCTCAGGCCCCGCCGCTCACCCCGTCAGCGATTCGACGAGCGTCTCCTGGAGTCCGCCGAGCCACAGGTACGCCATCACCATCGGCTTGCGCGGGTCGGTGTCCGGCAGCCGCAGCAGCTCGCCGCCGTCCTCCTCGTCGGTGACCTCCAGGCGGGTGCCGATGGCAAGCCGCAGGTCGTTGAGGGCGCCGAGCCACTGGCGGCATTCGTCGGGCGTCAGGCGCAGCACCGCGCCCTGGTCGATGCCGGGGCTGAGCGAGTCCAGCGCACGGACCAGCGAGAGGGCGTCCTGGCGCTTGCGGGCGCGCAGATCGTTCTCGGTGTAGCGGCGGAATTCGGCGGACGCGGCGCGTACGTCGTCGTCCGGGACGAGGTCGGGGCCGCCGTAGGCGTCGGGGAAGAGGCGGGCCAGGACCGGGTCGGCGGGCGGTTCGCTGGGGCCGTCGTTGAAGAGGGCGGCGAGCGGGTCCTCGGCCTCGCCCCCCGCTTCCTCGTCACCCGGGCCGATCAGCTCCATGAGCTGGACGGCGAGGCTGCGCAGGATGGAGATCTCGACCTCGTCGAGGGCGACGGCGGCGCCCCCCTCGGGGAGGGGCTCGAAGTGGCCGGCCATCAGCGGTCCTGCTGAAGGGTGGCCCACAGGCCGTAGCCGTGCATGGCCTGCACGTCGCGCTCCATTTCCTCGCGGCTGCCGCTGGAGACGACCGCGCGGCCCTTGTGGTGGACGTCGAGCATCAGCTGATGGGCCTTGTCCTTGGAGTAACCGAAGTACGTCTGGAAGACGTAGGAGACATAGCTCATGAGGTTCACGGGGTCGTTGTGGACGATCGTCACCCATGGGACATCGGGTTCGGGGACCTCGAACGGTGCCTCGCTCGACTCGGGACGCTCGATCTCCACTGGAACACTCACACGCCCCATGCTGCCACCCGGGGGCGGGCGACGCACAAACGCCCCTCGCGCGGGTCGCGTCGGGGGGCCGGCAGTGCGTCCGACCGGAAATCGTCAAAGTGACGAGTATTGGAGGTAGCATCGCCGTTATGAACACAGCAGACCTGGGGCTGCCGGTGGCCGTGCCGTCGACTGCGCTCTTCACCGACCAGTACGAACTCACCATGCTGCAAGCCGCGTTGCGCGCCGGCACCGCGCACCGGCGCTCCGTCTTCGAGGTCTTCACCCGCCGGCTGCCCGAGGGCCGCCGCTACGGCGTGGTCGCCGGCACCGGGCGGGTGCTGGACGCGGTGGAGAACTTCCGGTTCGACGAGACCATCCTCGGCTTCCTGCGGACCCGCGGCATCCTGGACGAGCCGACGCTGGCCTGGCTGGCCGACTACCGCTTCCGCGGCGACATCTGGGGCTACCCGGAGGGCGAGGTCTACTTCCCCGGCTCGCCGATCATGCGGGTCGAGGGCACCTTCGCCGAGGCGGTCCTGCTGGAGACGGTGATCCTCTCGATCCTCAACCACGATTCGGCGGTGGCCGCGGCGGCCTCCCGGATGGCGGTGGCGGCCGGCGACCGGCCGCTGATGGAGATGGGCGCCCGGCGCACCCACGAACTGTCGGCGGTGGCCGCGGCCCGCGCCGCCTATGTCGGCGGCTTCCACACCACCTCCGACCTGGCGGCCGGCTTCCGCTACAACATCCCCACCGTGGGCACCAGCGCCCACGCCTTCACCCTGCTGCACGACACCGAGCGCGACGCCTTCACCGCCCAGGTCGACACCCTGGGCGGCGGCACCACGCTCCTGGTGGACACCTTCGACGTCACCGAGGCGGTGCGCACCGCCGTGGAGGTGGCCGGGCCGGACCTGGGCGCCGTCCGCATCGACTCCGGCGATCTGCTGCTGATAGCCCACCGGGTGCGTCAGCAGCTGGACGAGCTGGGCGCCGAGAAGACCAAGATCGTGGTGACCAGCGACCTGGACGAGTACGCCATCGCCTCGCTGGCCGCCGCCCCGGTGGATGCGTACGGCGTCGGCACCCAGCTGGTGACCGGCAGCGGGCATCCGACCTGCTCGATGGTCTACAAGCTGGTCGCCCGCGCCGACAGCGAGGCGCCCGGTGCGCCGCTGCGGCCGGTGGCGAAGAAGTCGATGGGCAGCAAGATCTCGATCGGCGGCCGCAAGTGGGCGGCGCGGCGGCCGGACGAGGACGGTGTGCCGGAGGCCGAGGTGGTGGGGACCGGGCCGGTGCCCGAGGAGCTGGCCGAGCGGCAGCTGCTGGTGCCGCTGGTGCGCGGCGGCGAGGTGGTGGCACGTGAGCCGCTGGATGCGGCGCGCAGCCGGCATATCGCGGCCCGCGCCTCGCTGCCGCTCTCGGCGACCCAGCTCTCGCGGGGCGAGCCGGTGCTGCCCACCGAGTACCTGTGAGGCCGTGACGCGGGGCGGCCGGTGCGGTCACGAGGGCCCACGCCGGCCCCTCGGACAGGCCCCGGCCGCACCCCTCCCGCAGTCGGCATCCAGTGGCTACCCTCGGTCACACCAGCACTCCGCGCCCCTCCCCCGTTCCCAGCCGGAAGGCACACACCATGCACCGGGCATTGATCGTCGTCGATGTGCAGAACGACTTCTGTGAGGGCGGCAGCCTCGCGGTGGCGGGGGGTGCGGAGGTCGCGGCGGCCATCACCGATCTGGTGGGCCAGGCGGCCGGCGGTTGCTACCGCCATGTCGTGGCCACCCGGGACCACCACATCGACCCCGGCGACCACTTCTCCACCGCCCCCGATTACGTGCACAGCTGGCCTGTGCACTGCGTGGCGGGCACCGAGGGCAGCAGCTTCCACCCGAATTTCGCCCCGGCGGTCGCCTCGGGCGCGGTGGACGCGGTCTTCGACAAGGGCGAGTACGCGGCGGCCTACAGCGGTTTCGAGGGCGCGGACGAGAACGGCGTCCCGCTGGCCGAGTGGCTGCGCGAGCGGGGGGTCACCGAGGTGGATGTGGTCGGTATCGCCACCGACCACTGCGTCCGCGCCACCGCGCTGGATGCGCTGCGCGCGGGGCTGCACACCCGTGTCCTGCTGGATCTGACCGCGGGCGTGGCGCCCGGGACCACCGAGCGGGCGCTGGAGGAGCTGCGGGCGGCGGGCGCGGAGCTGTCCGGCAAGCCGGTGCTGGCCGCCGGCTGAGCCGCCCCCGTGGGGGCGGCTCGCCGTCTTCGCGTCGTCACACCCCCGAGCTGCTGAAGGCTTCCGCCACCGTGTCGGGGAACGACACCGGCAGCGGGACCAGCCCCGGGTAGGTCTTGGCCGTATCGGGGACCGGGACCGTGTCGGAGACGGCCGCCGGTGGCCGCAGCAGGGCCCGTATGGGGCGCCAGGACTCGGTGTCGTCGCACGGGGCCTCGCGCCAGACGAGGCCGTCGGGGTGGTGGAGCACGGCCGTGATCTCGTCCGGGGTCGGCGGCTCGGAATTGCCGCGCAGGAAGACGGCCCGCAGGCCGTGGTTGCGCAGCCTGGTCAGGGCGCGCTGGCGGTTGGCGGCGTGGACCAGGACCCGGACCCGGCAGCCGCAGTCGTAGGGCCCCAGGCGGTCGCCGTGGGGTGGTCTGGGCAGTGAGAGGGCGACCACCACGCTTCCGCCAGGAAGCCTGATGTAGCCACCGCAGGTCATCGTCATATCTCCCCCGTGAGACTTCGCGTCAACAAGGAACTCGTAAGACG is a genomic window of Streptomyces gilvosporeus containing:
- a CDS encoding amino acid permease; the protein is MTSVQVEKQHDGNEAAGDASEEGYQRGLGNRQIQMIAIGGAIGTGLFLGAGKAISMAGPSIILAYALVGMVIFFIMRALGELLMYRPVSGSFSEYGREFLGPFVGFVTGWTYWLFWVVTGITEVTAAATYVQYWNKGIPQWASALVFTCALFGINLISVKIFGELEFWFSMVKVTAIIGMILIGLGVITLGFSNAGDTASFANLWSHGGFFPKGIGGTLMTLQIVMFAFLAVELVGVTAGEATNPKKVLPQAINTVPWRIGLFYIGALIIILSVVSWTVFKPGVSPFVAAFQQIGLPAGAGIVNFVVLTAALSSANSGMYSTGRMLRDLALNGQGPKFFTKLSKNGLPTWGTGVSVGMMLFGVWINYVAPGEAFNYVVSFATISGMWAWIVILLSQLRYRAKADRGELPQSEFKAPGSPYTSVFALAFIGMVIVMMGLDPDARISLYAAPVWAAILGVGYLAIKRRESAAAPAEKD
- a CDS encoding DUF2017 domain-containing protein, which gives rise to MAGHFEPLPEGGAAVALDEVEISILRSLAVQLMELIGPGDEEAGGEAEDPLAALFNDGPSEPPADPVLARLFPDAYGGPDLVPDDDVRAASAEFRRYTENDLRARKRQDALSLVRALDSLSPGIDQGAVLRLTPDECRQWLGALNDLRLAIGTRLEVTDEEDGGELLRLPDTDPRKPMVMAYLWLGGLQETLVESLTG
- the clpS gene encoding ATP-dependent Clp protease adapter ClpS — protein: MGRVSVPVEIERPESSEAPFEVPEPDVPWVTIVHNDPVNLMSYVSYVFQTYFGYSKDKAHQLMLDVHHKGRAVVSSGSREEMERDVQAMHGYGLWATLQQDR
- a CDS encoding nicotinate phosphoribosyltransferase, with the protein product MNTADLGLPVAVPSTALFTDQYELTMLQAALRAGTAHRRSVFEVFTRRLPEGRRYGVVAGTGRVLDAVENFRFDETILGFLRTRGILDEPTLAWLADYRFRGDIWGYPEGEVYFPGSPIMRVEGTFAEAVLLETVILSILNHDSAVAAAASRMAVAAGDRPLMEMGARRTHELSAVAAARAAYVGGFHTTSDLAAGFRYNIPTVGTSAHAFTLLHDTERDAFTAQVDTLGGGTTLLVDTFDVTEAVRTAVEVAGPDLGAVRIDSGDLLLIAHRVRQQLDELGAEKTKIVVTSDLDEYAIASLAAAPVDAYGVGTQLVTGSGHPTCSMVYKLVARADSEAPGAPLRPVAKKSMGSKISIGGRKWAARRPDEDGVPEAEVVGTGPVPEELAERQLLVPLVRGGEVVAREPLDAARSRHIAARASLPLSATQLSRGEPVLPTEYL
- a CDS encoding isochorismatase family protein, encoding MHRALIVVDVQNDFCEGGSLAVAGGAEVAAAITDLVGQAAGGCYRHVVATRDHHIDPGDHFSTAPDYVHSWPVHCVAGTEGSSFHPNFAPAVASGAVDAVFDKGEYAAAYSGFEGADENGVPLAEWLRERGVTEVDVVGIATDHCVRATALDALRAGLHTRVLLDLTAGVAPGTTERALEELRAAGAELSGKPVLAAG